GGCGCGTTATCAACCGGACCTGCCGTTCGCCGGGGTCTTGGCCAACCGGGTCGGGACCTTGCGTCATGCGCAATTGCTCGAAGGCAGCCTGACCGAGGGCTTGCGCTGGTATGGCGCGTTGTCACGGGAAACCGGCATCGAGTTGCCAAGCCGTCATCTCGGGCTGGTCCAGGCCAGTGAGTTGAACGACCTGGACGTTCGCCTGGACGCTGCCGCCGAGGCGTTGGCCAGCAGTTGTGAAGTGGCTCTGCCGCCCAGCGTTGAATTCGCGGCTCCGGAGATGACCGTTGTCGAGCCGTGGCTCGACGGTGTGCGCATCGCTGTCGCCAGGGACGAGGCGTTTGCCTTCACTTACGGCGCGAGCCTCGATCTGCTGCGGGCCATGGGCGCGCAGTTGAGTTTCTTTTCGCCGATTCACGATACCCAATTGCCAGAGGCGGACAGCCTTTACCTGCCTGGCGGTTATCCCGAACTGCACCACGTCGCCCTGGCGCAGAACGCGCCGATGCTGGCAGCGATCCGTGCCCACCATGCGGCCGGCAAACCGCTGCTCGCCGAGTGCGGTGGCATGCTGTATCTGCTTGATTCGTTGACCGACGTTGAAGGCGTCCGCGCCGAACTGCTGGGTTTGCTGGCCGGGGATGCGCAGATGCAGAAGCGCCTGGCCGCCCTCGCGCTGCAATCGGTGGATTTGCCGGAAGGTACCCTGCGCGGGCATACCTACCATCATTCGCTGACCAGTACCGAGCTTGAGCCGATTGCCCGTGGGCACAGCCCCAATGGCGGGCGGGGAGCGGAGGCGGTTTTTCGCCAGGGGCGGATGACAGCTTCCTACGTGCATTTTTATTTTCCGTCCAATCCGAGGGCGGTTGCCGCGTTGTTTGCGCCTGATCTTCAGGTCGCTATCGCGAGCAAGCTCGCTCCCACAGGGGATCGTGTGATCTCAAGTACAACGCCTACCGGTGTGGGAGCGAGCTTGCTCGCGAAGAGGCCATGACTGACAACGATTTCTCCCTGGCCGAACGCGAAGCCGTCTACCGCGCCATCGCCGAACGCCGTGACATGCGCCATTTCAACGGCGGCACCGTCGAGCCGCAATTACTGCGCCGCCTGTTGGAAGCCGCGCACCAGGCCCCCAGCGTCGGGCTGATGCAACCGTGGCGATTCATCCGTATCAGCAATCGCGCCTTGCGGGGCGAGATCCAGCACTTGGTGGAAGAAGAGCGCATCCGCACCGCCGAAGCCCTGGGCGAGCGCAGCGACGAGTTCATGAAACTCAAGGTCGAAGGCATCAACGACTGTGCCGAAGTTCTGGTGGCGGCGCTGATGGATGACCGCGAGCGGCACATTTTCGGGCGTCGGACGTTGCCGGAAATGGATTTGGCCTCGCTGTCCTGTGCCATCCAGAATTTATGGCTGGCGGCTCGCGTCGAAGGGCTGGGGATGGGCTGGGTGTCGTTGTTCGAACCCCAGGCGTTGGCGGATCTACTGGGATTGCCCACAGGCGCCAAGCCCCTGGCGATTCTGTGTCTTGGCCCAGTCGAAGGTTTCTATCCGGCGCCAATGCTCGCCCTGGAAGGCTGGGCGCAACCGCGTCCGCTCAATGAACTGCTTTATGAAAATCACTGGGGAGTGCGCCCATGAGCGTAGCGTTGCTCAGCGCCGCCGCAGTGGCGCTGGATGCGTTGCTGGGCGAGCCCCGGCGCTGGCATCCGCTGGTGGCATTCGGCGGTTTCGCCAGCCGTATCGAACAACGTTTCAATTCCGGTGGGCGTGGCTGGCGCAGTCACGGTGTTACGGCGTGGATCATCGCCGTGCTGCCCTTGACCTTGCTGGCCACGGCCTTGTCCTGGGCACCCTTGGTGGGCTGGCTGGTGGACATCCTCGCGTTGTACTGCGCCCTCGGTTTGCGCAGCCTCGGCGAGCATGTCGAGCCGGTGGCCAGGGCGTTACGCAGTGGCGATCTGGACGAGGCGCGCCAGCGGGTCAGTTATCTGGTCAGTCGCCAGACGGCTGAGCTGGACGAAACCGCGGTCGCCCGTGCCGCCACCGAGTCGGTGCTGGAAAACGGCAGCGATGCGGTATTTGCGGCGTTGTTCTGGTTCGCGGTGGCCGGTGCGCCCGGCGTGGTGCTGTACCGCTTGAGCAATACCCTCGACGCCATGTGGGGCTATCGCAACGAGCGCTTCGAGCGTTTTGGCTGGGCGGCGGCAAAGATCGACGATGTGCTCAACTACATTCCCGCGCGCCTGGTGGCGTTGACCTACGCCGTCCTCGGCAAGACCCGCCTGGCGCTCAAATGCTGGCGAACCCAGGGGCCGACCTGGGACAGCCCCAACGCCGGGCCGGTGATGGCCGCCGGCGCCGGTGCGCTGGGCGTGGAACTGGGGGGCGCGGCGGTGTATCACGGCGAACTGCATCAGCGTCCGCCGCTGGGCGAAGGTGTGCCGGCGAGTGCTGATTCCATTGATCGCGGCTGGCAATTGGTGCAGCGCGGCGTATGGTTATGGCTGCTGATTCTCTGCCTCGGAGCCGAGTTCTATGCTTGAGCATGGTGGACGACTGCGCAACGCTTCCCGGCAATACGGCATTGCCGAGGCCGATTGGCTCGACCTGTCCAGCGGCCTGGCGCCCTGGCCGTTCGACATTCCGCCAATCCCGCCGCGAGCCTGGGCGCGCCTGCCCGAGGCCGACGATGGATTGGAGCAGGCCGCTTGCGACTACTACGAAGCGACGCATGCGTTGCCGGTGGCCGGTTCGCAGATGGCCATCCAACTGTTGCCGCGCCTGCGCCGGGCCGGCAAGGTCGGTGTCTTGTCGCCCTGCTACGCCGAGCACGCCGAAGCCTGGCGCCGCTGTGGTTACATCGTGCGCGAAGTGTTGGAGACGGAAGTGGACTTCTTCCTCGACAGCCTCGACGTGCTGGTGGTGGTCAATCCGAACAATCCCACCGGCCTGAGCCTGAGCCCGGAACGCTTGCTCGATTGGCATGCGCGTTTGGCCCAGCGCGGCGGCTGGTTGGTGGTGGATGAGGCGTTCATGGACATCACGCCGCACCTGAGCCTCAGCGCCCATGCCCATCAGGTCGGGCTGATCGTGTTGCGCTCGTTCGGCAAATTCTTTGGCCTGGCCGGGGTTCGCCTGGGGTTCGTCCTGGCCGAGCGCCGTTTGCTGAAGCTACTCGCCGAGCAAGTCGGGCCGTGGGCCATCAGCGGGCCGACCCGGGTTTTGGGTGAAGCTTGTCTGCTCGACACCGAAGCCCATGCACGGCAGCGCGAGCGTTGCGTAGAAACCAGCCAGCGCCTGGCCATGACGCTGGAACGCCACGGCTTCAAGCCCCAAGGCGGTTGTGCATTGTTCCAGTGGCTGGTCACCGAACATGCCCAGGCGCTTTACGAATTCATGGCCCATCGCGGCATTCTCCTGCGGCTCTTCACCGAGACCAGCAGCCTGCGCTTTGGGCTGCCGGCTGACGACGCGCAATTCCTGCGCCTGGAACAGGCTTTCGAAGCCTACGCCAAGGACATTCAATGACGACCTTGATGGTGCAGGGCACCACCTCCGATGCCGGCAAAAGCACCCTGGTCACGGCGCTGTGCCGCTGGGTCAAGCGCCAGGGCGTGCGCGTGGTGCCGTTCAAGCCGCAGAACATGGCCCTCAACAGCGCAGTGACCGCCGACGGCGGCGAAATCGGCCGGGCCCAGGCCGTCCAGGCCCAGGCTTGCGGCCTCGAACCGCACACCGACATGAACCCGGTCCTGCTCAAGCCCAACAGCGACACCGGCGCGCAAGTCATCATCCATGGCCGCGCCGTCACCACCATGAACGCGGTGGCTTATCACGATTACAAATCCATCGCGATGCAGGCGGTGCTCGCCTCCCACGAGCGATTGAGCGCGGCGTATCCAGTCGTCATGGTCGAGGGCGCTGGGTCGCCGGCGGAGATCAACCTGCGGGCTGGAGACATCGCCAACATGGGCTTCGCCGAAGCGGTTGACTGCCCGGTATTGCTGATTGCCGACATCAATCGCGGGGGGGTATTCGCCCATCTGGTCGGCACCCTGGAACTGCTTTCGCCCAGCGAGCAGGCGCGGGTCAAGGGCTTCGTCATCAACCGCTTTCGCGGTGATCTGGCCTTGCTTCAGCCCGGCCTGGACTGGTTGGAAGCGCGCACCGGCAAACCGGTGATCGGCGTGTTGCCCTACGTGATGGACCTGCATCTGGAAGCTGAGGACGGCCTCGACCGGCGTCAGGCCGACAAGGCCGAACAAGTGCTCAAGGTGGTGGTGCCGGTCCTGCCGCGCATCAGTAACCACACCGATTTCGATCCGCTGCGCCTGCATCCGCAAGTCGATTTGCAATTCATCGGCCCCGGCCAGGTCATCCCGCCGGCGGACCTGATCATCCTGCCCGGTTCCAAAAGTGTGCGCAGCGACTTGGCCTTTCTACGAGCCAATGGCTGGGAAACGGCGATCCATCGACACCTGCGCTACGGCGGCAAGTTGTTGGGTATTTGTGGCGGTCTGCAGATGCTTGGCCAGCACGTCCATGACCCGCTCGGCCTGGAAGGCGCGGCGGGCTCCAGCGCCGGGCTGGGCCTGTTGGATTTCGAAACGACTCTGGAACGCGAGAAGCAACTGCGCAACGTCCGCGGGCGGTTGGCTTTGGAAGACGCCGAGGTCAGCGGCTACGAGATCCATGCGGGCGTGACCCTCGGCCCCGCTCTGGAACATGCTGCGGTGCATCTCGATGACGGCCGTTGCGATGGCGCTCGGAGCCTGGACGGGCAGATTGTCGGGACTTATCTGCACGGGCTGTTTGAATCGCCGGCGGCCAGCAGCGCGTTGCTGCGTTGGTCGGGTCTGGAGGACGTACAGGCGGTGGATTACCACGGCTTGCGCGAGCGAGATATCGAACGGTTGGCGGATCTGGTGGAGCGGCATCTCGATACCGGGTTGCTGCGTGAACTCTGTGGGATCTAGGTTGGCTAGGCTGGCCTCATCGCGAGCAAGCTCGCTCCCACAAGGGAATGCATTTCAAACTGTGGGAGCGAGCTTGCTCGCGATGAGGACAGTCGCCATACGCCAAACAAAAGGTAATGCCCCATGCTTCAATTGATCTTGGGCGGCGCCCGCTCCGGCAAGAGTCGCCTGGCCGAAAAACTCGCGGCAGACACACGCTTGCCGGTGACCTACATCGCCACCAGCCAACCCATTGACGGCGAGATGAACCAACGTGTCGCCCAACACCGCGCCCGGCGTCCGGCCGAATGGGCGTTGGTGGAGGAACCGTTGGCGCTGGCGCAGGCGCTGCGGGAAAACGCCGCGACCGATCGATGCCTGCTGGTGGACTGCCTCACCCTGTGGCTGACCAACCTGCTGATGCTCGACGATCCCGAATGGTTGATTGCCGAGCGTGAAGCGCTGCTGGACTGCATCAGCGCGCTCCCCGGCGAAGTCATATTCGTCAGCAACGAGACCGGCATGGGCGTCGTGCCGCTGGGCGAACTGACCCGTCGTTACGTCGATGAAGCCGGATGGCTGCATCAAGCCCTGGCCGAACGTTGTCAGCGCGTCGTGCTGACCGTTGCCGGCTTGCCCCTGACTCTGAAAGGAACTGCGTTATGAATCACCGCTGGTGGCTGGATCCGTGCAAGCCCGTTGACACCCTGGCGCTGGAGCAGGCCGCGGCCCGTCAGCAACAACTGACCAAGCCGGCCGGCTCCCTCGGGCGCCTGGAAGCGGTGGCGGTGCAACTGGCGGGCCTGCAAGGGCAGCTCAAGCCAAGCCTGGATCGGCTCTGGATCGCTATTTTTGCCGGAGACCATGGGGTCGTGGCCGAAGGGGTCTCGGCGTATCCACAGGAAGTCACCGGGCAGATGCTGTTCAATTTTGTCAGCGGCGGCGCGGCCATCAGCGTGCTCGCACGGCAACTGGAGGCTTCGCTGGACGTGGTGGACCTGGGCACCGTGACACCTTCGCTGGACTTGCCCGGCGTGCGCCATTTGAACCTTGGCCCTGGCACCGCGAACTTCGTCCAAGGGCCGGCGATGACCCTGGATCAAGGCGAACAGGCCTTGCAAGCCGGGCGTGACAGCGTGATGCGTGCCGTGGCGAGCGGGACGCAATTATTCATTGGCGGCGAGATGGGCATCGGCAATACCACGGCGGCCAGTGCGCTGGCCTGCGCCTTGCTCGATTGCGCGGCGGCGCATCTGGTCGGTCCGGGGACGGGGTTGGATGCGGCGGGAGTCAGCCGCAAGGCGCAAGTGATCGAGCGCGCCCTGGCGCTGCATGGCGCCCAAGGCAACGACCCGTTGCAGACGCTGTTCAACCTTGGCGGTTTCGAGATCGCGGCATTGGCCGGCGCTTATCTGGCCTGTGCCCAGCAAGGCGTCGCCGTGCTGGTGGATGGGTTCATCTGCAGCGTTGCGGCGCTGGTGGCGGTGCGCCTCAATCCCGAATGCCGGCCATGGCTGCTGTTCGGTCACCGCGGCGCCGAACCAGGCCACAAGCACGTATTGGAAACCCTCGGCGCGGAACCGCTGCTGGACCTGGGCCTGCGCCTGGGCGAGGGCAGTGGCGCGGCGCTGGCGGTGCCGTTGTTGCGCCTGGCCTGTGATCTTCACGGGCAGATGGCGACGTTTGCCGAAGCGGCCGTGGCGGATCGCCCGGCATGACCTTGCGCCTGGACCTGTTGCGTCACGGCGAAACCGAACTGGGCGGCGGATTGCGCGGCAGCCTCGACGATGCCTTGACGGCCAACGGCTGGGAACAAATGCACGCGGCAGTGGCGCAGCGCGGGCCTTGGGATCGCCTGGTGTGCTCGCCGTTGCAGCGCTGCGCGCGTTTCGCCGAACAACTCGGCGCTCGGCTGGGTGTTCCGGTGCATCAGGACAAGGACTTGCAGGAGTTGCATTTCGGTGCCTGGGAAGGCCGCAGCGCGGCGGCGCTGATGGAAACCGACGCCGACGCCCTCGGTCGCTTCTGGGCCGATCCTTATGCCTTTACCCCGCCCGACGGTGAGCCGGTGCTGGCGTTTTCGACGCGGATCCTGGCGGCGGTCGAACGCTTGCACGTGGGGTATGCCGGGCAGCGCGTCCTGCTGGTCAGTCATGGCGGTGTGATGCGCTTGCTGCTGGCCCGGGCTCGCGGTTTACCTCGCGAGCAATTGCTGAATGTCGAAGTCGGCCATGGAGCGCTGTTTTCCCTGACCGTGTCGTCCGGTCCCGTGCTCGAAGAGGCGGTTTGACGATGTTGCCGTTTTGGATCGCCCTGCAATTTCTCAGCAGCTTGCCGGTTCGCCTGCCGGGCATGCCCGAGCCTGAACAATTGGGTCGTTCGTTGTTGTTCTATCCCGTGGTGGGGCTGTTGTTCGGGGGGCTGCTGTGCTTGCTCGATGCGCTGTTGTCGGGCGCGCCCGCGTTGCTGCATGCCGCGCTGCTCCTGGCGGCGTGGGTGCTGCTCAGCGGCGGTTTGCACCTGGACGGCCTGGCCGACAGCGCCGACGCCTGGCTCGGCGGTTTCGGCGATCGCGAGCGCACGCTGCTGATCATGAAGGACCCGCGCAGCGGGCCGATCGCCGTAATTACGTTGGCGCTGGTGTTGCTGCTCAAATGGACCGCGCTGGTGGCATTGATCGAACAAGGGCAGGCGCTGGCCTTGCTCATCGTGCCGATGTTGGGGCGTGGCGCCTTGCTGGGTCTGTTCCTCACGACGCCGTATGTGCGTGCCGGCGGCTTGGGCCAGGCGCTGGCCGATCACCTGCCGCGCCGCTCGGGTTGGCAGGTGCTGTTGGCCAGCGCCCTGGTTTGCGTTCTGGCGATGGGCTGGGCAGGGCTGTGGGCACTGGTGGTCGCCGCAATGGTCTTCATTGGCTTGCGGCAGCTGATGTTGCGCAGGCTGCAGGGCTGCACCGGCGACACCGCGGGCGCCTTGCTGGAACTGCTGGAAATGGCCGTTCTGGTGGCGTTGGTCTTTAACTGAATCGGCATGTTGCCGATGGGCCAGCGCTGATTTAAATTTGCATTCATTTAGTCGCGGGTATATACACGCATCATGCTTCCTTCCCAATGTCTGTGCATCAACCTGCGTCGCGCCGCCCGTGGCGTCAGCAGGTATTACGACGGCGCTCTCGATGGCTTCGGGATCAACGTTGCCCAGTATTCTCTGCTCAATAACCTGGCGCGCCTGGACCAGCCGAGCATTTCCTCCCTGGCCGAGGCCATGGGCCTGGACCGCAGCACCCTCGGGCGCAACCTGCGGGTACTGGAAGGCGAGGGGTTGGTGAAGCTGGCTGAGGGCGACGATTTGCGCAACCGCATCGTCGTGCTCACCGAGGCGGGAAATGCCCGGTTGGCGGCGGCGCTGCCGGCCTGGGAAGCGGCGCAACAGAAATTGATCGATAAGCTCGGTGCCGAAAAACGCGCCACCTTGCTGGCCTTGCTGGATGAGCTGGCGTAATGCCGGTTCGTCCGATGATAAGTGGGTATATACCCGCGACCGGAGAATAAGAATGACATCGATGTGGCGTACCTGTGGTTGGGTCCTGGTGGGTAGCGCGCTGATATTGGCGTTGTCCCTGGGCGTGCGGCATGGCTTCGGGCTGTTCCTGGCGCCGATGAGCGCCGAATTCGGCTGGGGGCGCGAGGTGTTTGCCTTCGCCATTGCCTTGCAGAACCTGATCTGGGGCCTGGCGCAGCCTTTTACTGGCGCACTGGCCGACCGCTTCGGTGCGGCGAAAGTGGTGTTGATCGGTGGCGTTCTCTACGCGCTTGGCCTGGTCTTCATGGGCATGGCCGACTCGCCCTGGT
This genomic interval from Pseudomonas alvandae contains the following:
- a CDS encoding MarR family winged helix-turn-helix transcriptional regulator, which translates into the protein MLPSQCLCINLRRAARGVSRYYDGALDGFGINVAQYSLLNNLARLDQPSISSLAEAMGLDRSTLGRNLRVLEGEGLVKLAEGDDLRNRIVVLTEAGNARLAAALPAWEAAQQKLIDKLGAEKRATLLALLDELA
- the cobU gene encoding bifunctional adenosylcobinamide kinase/adenosylcobinamide-phosphate guanylyltransferase — translated: MLQLILGGARSGKSRLAEKLAADTRLPVTYIATSQPIDGEMNQRVAQHRARRPAEWALVEEPLALAQALRENAATDRCLLVDCLTLWLTNLLMLDDPEWLIAEREALLDCISALPGEVIFVSNETGMGVVPLGELTRRYVDEAGWLHQALAERCQRVVLTVAGLPLTLKGTAL
- a CDS encoding adenosylcobinamide-GDP ribazoletransferase, whose amino-acid sequence is MLPFWIALQFLSSLPVRLPGMPEPEQLGRSLLFYPVVGLLFGGLLCLLDALLSGAPALLHAALLLAAWVLLSGGLHLDGLADSADAWLGGFGDRERTLLIMKDPRSGPIAVITLALVLLLKWTALVALIEQGQALALLIVPMLGRGALLGLFLTTPYVRAGGLGQALADHLPRRSGWQVLLASALVCVLAMGWAGLWALVVAAMVFIGLRQLMLRRLQGCTGDTAGALLELLEMAVLVALVFN
- the cobT gene encoding nicotinate-nucleotide--dimethylbenzimidazole phosphoribosyltransferase — its product is MNHRWWLDPCKPVDTLALEQAAARQQQLTKPAGSLGRLEAVAVQLAGLQGQLKPSLDRLWIAIFAGDHGVVAEGVSAYPQEVTGQMLFNFVSGGAAISVLARQLEASLDVVDLGTVTPSLDLPGVRHLNLGPGTANFVQGPAMTLDQGEQALQAGRDSVMRAVASGTQLFIGGEMGIGNTTAASALACALLDCAAAHLVGPGTGLDAAGVSRKAQVIERALALHGAQGNDPLQTLFNLGGFEIAALAGAYLACAQQGVAVLVDGFICSVAALVAVRLNPECRPWLLFGHRGAEPGHKHVLETLGAEPLLDLGLRLGEGSGAALAVPLLRLACDLHGQMATFAEAAVADRPA
- the cobD gene encoding threonine-phosphate decarboxylase CobD, with the translated sequence MLEHGGRLRNASRQYGIAEADWLDLSSGLAPWPFDIPPIPPRAWARLPEADDGLEQAACDYYEATHALPVAGSQMAIQLLPRLRRAGKVGVLSPCYAEHAEAWRRCGYIVREVLETEVDFFLDSLDVLVVVNPNNPTGLSLSPERLLDWHARLAQRGGWLVVDEAFMDITPHLSLSAHAHQVGLIVLRSFGKFFGLAGVRLGFVLAERRLLKLLAEQVGPWAISGPTRVLGEACLLDTEAHARQRERCVETSQRLAMTLERHGFKPQGGCALFQWLVTEHAQALYEFMAHRGILLRLFTETSSLRFGLPADDAQFLRLEQAFEAYAKDIQ
- the bluB gene encoding 5,6-dimethylbenzimidazole synthase gives rise to the protein MTDNDFSLAEREAVYRAIAERRDMRHFNGGTVEPQLLRRLLEAAHQAPSVGLMQPWRFIRISNRALRGEIQHLVEEERIRTAEALGERSDEFMKLKVEGINDCAEVLVAALMDDRERHIFGRRTLPEMDLASLSCAIQNLWLAARVEGLGMGWVSLFEPQALADLLGLPTGAKPLAILCLGPVEGFYPAPMLALEGWAQPRPLNELLYENHWGVRP
- a CDS encoding cobyrinate a,c-diamide synthase, translating into MTSRHCPAVLIAAPASGQGKTTVTAALARLHCNQGRKVRVFKCGPDFLDPMILERASGAPVYQLDMWMVGEQESRRLLWEAAAEADLILIEGVMGLFDGTPSSADLARHFGVPVLAVIDGTAMAQTFGALALGLARYQPDLPFAGVLANRVGTLRHAQLLEGSLTEGLRWYGALSRETGIELPSRHLGLVQASELNDLDVRLDAAAEALASSCEVALPPSVEFAAPEMTVVEPWLDGVRIAVARDEAFAFTYGASLDLLRAMGAQLSFFSPIHDTQLPEADSLYLPGGYPELHHVALAQNAPMLAAIRAHHAAGKPLLAECGGMLYLLDSLTDVEGVRAELLGLLAGDAQMQKRLAALALQSVDLPEGTLRGHTYHHSLTSTELEPIARGHSPNGGRGAEAVFRQGRMTASYVHFYFPSNPRAVAALFAPDLQVAIASKLAPTGDRVISSTTPTGVGASLLAKRP
- the cobC gene encoding alpha-ribazole phosphatase family protein translates to MTLRLDLLRHGETELGGGLRGSLDDALTANGWEQMHAAVAQRGPWDRLVCSPLQRCARFAEQLGARLGVPVHQDKDLQELHFGAWEGRSAAALMETDADALGRFWADPYAFTPPDGEPVLAFSTRILAAVERLHVGYAGQRVLLVSHGGVMRLLLARARGLPREQLLNVEVGHGALFSLTVSSGPVLEEAV
- the cbiB gene encoding adenosylcobinamide-phosphate synthase CbiB, translating into MSVALLSAAAVALDALLGEPRRWHPLVAFGGFASRIEQRFNSGGRGWRSHGVTAWIIAVLPLTLLATALSWAPLVGWLVDILALYCALGLRSLGEHVEPVARALRSGDLDEARQRVSYLVSRQTAELDETAVARAATESVLENGSDAVFAALFWFAVAGAPGVVLYRLSNTLDAMWGYRNERFERFGWAAAKIDDVLNYIPARLVALTYAVLGKTRLALKCWRTQGPTWDSPNAGPVMAAGAGALGVELGGAAVYHGELHQRPPLGEGVPASADSIDRGWQLVQRGVWLWLLILCLGAEFYA
- a CDS encoding cobyric acid synthase; translated protein: MTTLMVQGTTSDAGKSTLVTALCRWVKRQGVRVVPFKPQNMALNSAVTADGGEIGRAQAVQAQACGLEPHTDMNPVLLKPNSDTGAQVIIHGRAVTTMNAVAYHDYKSIAMQAVLASHERLSAAYPVVMVEGAGSPAEINLRAGDIANMGFAEAVDCPVLLIADINRGGVFAHLVGTLELLSPSEQARVKGFVINRFRGDLALLQPGLDWLEARTGKPVIGVLPYVMDLHLEAEDGLDRRQADKAEQVLKVVVPVLPRISNHTDFDPLRLHPQVDLQFIGPGQVIPPADLIILPGSKSVRSDLAFLRANGWETAIHRHLRYGGKLLGICGGLQMLGQHVHDPLGLEGAAGSSAGLGLLDFETTLEREKQLRNVRGRLALEDAEVSGYEIHAGVTLGPALEHAAVHLDDGRCDGARSLDGQIVGTYLHGLFESPAASSALLRWSGLEDVQAVDYHGLRERDIERLADLVERHLDTGLLRELCGI